Proteins encoded together in one Streptomyces sp. NBC_01216 window:
- a CDS encoding S-methyl-5'-thioadenosine phosphorylase: MATKAFADIGVIGGSGFYSFLEDVTEVSVDTPYGNPSDSLFLGEIADRRVAFLPRHGRGHTLPPHRINYRANLWALRSLGVRQVLGPCAVGGLREEYGPGTLVVPDQLVDRTKTRAQTYFDGEPLPTAWGGATPNVVHTTFADPYCPDGRRVALKAARGKGWEPVDGGTMVVVEGPRFSTRAESRWHAAAGWSVVGMTGHPEAVLARELGLCYTSLALVTDLDAGAETGEGVSHTEVLRVFGANVGRLREVLFDAVGALPDTADRDCLCTHAHDGWDLGIELP; encoded by the coding sequence ATGGCGACCAAGGCTTTCGCGGATATCGGCGTGATCGGCGGCTCCGGCTTCTACTCCTTCCTGGAGGACGTGACGGAGGTGTCCGTGGACACCCCGTACGGCAACCCGAGCGACTCCCTCTTCCTCGGCGAGATCGCCGACCGGCGGGTGGCGTTCCTGCCCCGGCACGGCCGCGGCCACACACTGCCGCCACACCGGATCAACTACCGCGCCAACCTGTGGGCACTGCGCTCCCTCGGCGTACGACAGGTGCTCGGGCCGTGCGCGGTGGGCGGACTGCGCGAGGAGTACGGTCCGGGGACCCTGGTCGTCCCGGACCAGCTCGTCGACCGGACGAAGACACGGGCGCAGACCTACTTCGACGGGGAGCCGCTCCCGACGGCCTGGGGCGGCGCCACACCGAACGTCGTGCACACCACGTTCGCCGACCCCTACTGCCCCGACGGCCGGCGGGTGGCCCTGAAGGCGGCACGCGGGAAGGGCTGGGAGCCGGTGGACGGCGGCACGATGGTCGTGGTGGAGGGGCCGAGGTTCTCGACACGGGCGGAGTCCCGCTGGCACGCGGCAGCCGGCTGGTCGGTCGTCGGGATGACCGGACACCCGGAGGCCGTCCTCGCCCGTGAACTGGGACTCTGCTACACCTCGCTGGCGCTGGTCACCGACCTGGACGCGGGCGCGGAGACCGGCGAGGGCGTCTCCCACACGGAGGTGCTCCGGGTGTTCGGCGCGAACGTCGGCCGACTGCGCGAGGTCCTCTTCGACGCGGTGGGGGCGCTGCCGGACACGGCGGACCGGGACTGCCTGTGCACCCATGCGCACGACGGCTGGGACCTGGGGATCGAACTGCCGTAA
- a CDS encoding FmdB family zinc ribbon protein: protein MPTYQYQCTECGEGLEAVQKFTDDALTECPGCQGRLKKVFSAVGIVFKGSGFYRNDSRGSSSSSSPAASKSPSANTSSASPSSSDAKPAASSSTSSGSGSSGASSTSSAA, encoded by the coding sequence GTGCCGACCTACCAGTACCAGTGCACCGAGTGCGGCGAGGGCCTCGAGGCGGTGCAGAAGTTCACCGATGACGCGCTGACCGAGTGCCCCGGCTGCCAGGGGCGCCTGAAGAAGGTGTTCTCCGCCGTCGGCATCGTCTTCAAGGGTTCCGGCTTCTACCGGAACGACAGCCGCGGCTCGTCGTCCAGCAGCTCGCCGGCCGCCTCGAAGTCGCCCTCGGCGAACACGTCGTCCGCCTCGCCCTCGTCGTCCGACGCGAAGCCCGCCGCTTCGTCGAGCACGTCCTCGGGCTCCGGCTCGTCCGGCGCGTCGAGCACAAGCTCGGCCGCCTGA